In Myxocyprinus asiaticus isolate MX2 ecotype Aquarium Trade chromosome 16, UBuf_Myxa_2, whole genome shotgun sequence, a single window of DNA contains:
- the tpbgb gene encoding trophoblast glycoprotein b, translated as MCQVGLSRFLKLERKQMSICNLTLCVLLFLTCFCSPSSSCPVQCSCEATTVNCVNQDLRSIPQNLPEIITTLNISGNNIRSLNNESFPRPLEHLTNLYVSGSQVEQLDSVVFDNLPSLRLLDLSNNRIMHFNIEAFPQDNKVEVLNLSRSLYNHSYVSIFANLFKHSLPKVSHLDLSNNDLMLLPEGMFTDLSELTILDLRNNSLVEISTGTFQSWTLQELDLRDNAFKVLPNSTLAELSSIPDLQVRLAGNPWRCDCNIEDMLIWLKKHDFVADKINMTCSDPIGLQNSLLLHLEQSQLPCTYTGDLKGVLETSYVFLGMVLALIGVIFLLVLYLNRKGIKKWMYNIRDACRDHMEGYHYRYEINSEPRLANLSLNSDV; from the coding sequence ATGTGCCAGGTCGGATTATCGCGTTTTCTTAAACTTGAGAGAAAACAAATGAGCATTTGTAACTTGACACTCTGTGTTTTACTCTTCCTTACGTGTTTTTGCTCACCTTCATCTTCATGTCCTGTCCAATGCTCGTGCGAAGCCACAACAGTGAACTGTGTAAACCAGGACTTAAGATCAATCCCCCAAAACCTTCCAGAAATCATCACCACACTTAACATCAGTGGTAACAATATAAGGTCTCTAAACAACGAGTCTTTCCCCAGGCCGCTGGAACATTTAACAAACCTTTATGTGTCTGGAAGCCAAGTGGAGCAGTTAGACTCTGTGGTGTTTGACAACTTGCCAAGTCTTCGTTTACTTGACCTCAGCAACAATAGGATCATGCATTTTAACATTGAGGCTTTCCCTCAAGACAACAAGGTTGAGGTTCTGAACCTCAGTAGATCCTTATACAATCACTCATATGTAAGTATTTTTGCAAATCTTTTCAAACACAGCTTACCTAAGGTCTCCCATCTCGATTTGTCCAACAATGACCTGATGCTCCTTCCAGAGGGCATGTTTACAGATTTGTCGGAACTCACCATTTTGGATTTGAGGAACAACTCCCTTGTTGAAATTAGCACTGGCACTTTTCAGAGCTGGACACTTCAAGAGTTGGACTTGCGGGACAATGCATTCAAAGTGCTGCCAAACTCGACACTGGCGGAGCTCAGTTCCATCCCTGATTTGCAAGTCCGTCTCGCAGGAAACCCCTGGCGCTGTGATTGCAATATTGAAGACATGTTGATCTGGTTGAAGAAACATGACTTTGTGGCAGACAAAATAAACATGACCTGTTCTGACCCAATAGGGCTGCAAAATAGCCTGCTCCTACACCTGGAGCAATCACAGCTTCCATGCACCTACACTGGAGATCTGAAGGGTGTTCTGGAGACCTCCTATGTCTTCCTGGGAATGGTTCTTGCCCTCATTGGGGTCATCTTCCTGCTTGTTCTTTACCTCAACAGGAAAGGGATCAAGAAGTGGATGTACAATATCCGTGATGCTTGCAGAGACCATATGGAGGGGTACCATTACAGATATGAGATCAATTCCGAACCACGGCTTGCCAACCTCAGTTTGAACTCAGATGTGTGA